A genomic region of Nostoc sp. UHCC 0702 contains the following coding sequences:
- a CDS encoding ComEC/Rec2 family competence protein: protein MIQTSGVIICLGYILGLLFTAVPWGGVWILILGIVGGVLFRRRYPKARQLPPKPPEKTGKKTKTIPNTKQTILHPRVWVAAGLVGLLATVYFQWRVPQPGAKDISTFVPPENNNIQEQLVIVRGEVVSNPRLTRSQRGQFWLEATQLDEVKNDKGPADIPKGVTGKLYVTVPILQATGLYPGQQIAITGILYKPKAASNPGAFDFQKFLKQEGAFAGLSGRQINILDTDEKRQWGWWQIRERIVRSQVRWLGIPEGPLVSAMVLGSKAVDLPYDIRDLFVQAGLAHALAASGFQTSLILGVILQLTKRTKKATQFTLGLLALMIFLSLTGFQPAVLRAVIMGFAALIGLLLNRKVQQFGSLLLAATLLLLFNPLWIWDLGFQLSFLATLGLIVTVSPIVQSLAWLPTTIASLIAVPLAATIWTLPVQLFVFGVVPAYSLSLNIITTPLISIISIGGIISAIAALIWPAAGTALAGVLHYPTDWLIQLVEFFRNLPGNSVAFGSISTWQFLAIYTIIILTWLVDWWKKRWWFASLIAFGIVLVPAWHSANTLLKITLLETGTEPVIVVQDRGKVTLINSGDEGTGRYTIVPFLQQQGVNQIDAAIASDFQTKETDAWLEILQHLPIKNFYTYSAKAEDSIADQAIQQILQKQQGIYQPSLIGQTVNTGSTFVQLVNDQPILQLQILGQSWLIVGNVKPQEVLKLVQTGGWPSPQVLWCNPESLQDLVIALKPQVAIASSNNLDAKTLSELSKSQTKLFFTGRDGAIQWTPNSEFEAFIQATENKSSVL from the coding sequence ATGATTCAAACCAGTGGTGTAATTATTTGTCTTGGCTACATTCTAGGGTTACTGTTTACAGCAGTTCCTTGGGGTGGGGTGTGGATTTTAATTTTGGGGATAGTGGGAGGTGTTCTGTTTAGAAGACGCTATCCCAAAGCACGGCAACTTCCACCGAAACCACCAGAAAAGACTGGCAAGAAAACCAAGACAATACCTAATACCAAGCAAACTATTTTACATCCAAGAGTATGGGTAGCTGCTGGTTTGGTGGGTTTGCTGGCAACTGTATATTTTCAATGGCGGGTGCCGCAACCAGGGGCAAAAGACATCAGTACATTCGTTCCCCCAGAAAATAACAATATTCAAGAACAATTGGTAATTGTTCGCGGTGAAGTGGTGAGTAATCCCCGCTTGACTCGCAGCCAGCGGGGGCAATTTTGGTTAGAAGCAACTCAGCTCGATGAGGTAAAAAATGATAAAGGCCCGGCAGATATTCCCAAAGGTGTAACTGGAAAATTATACGTAACAGTACCTATACTTCAGGCTACTGGCTTATACCCTGGTCAACAAATCGCCATAACTGGAATTTTGTACAAGCCAAAGGCTGCATCCAACCCTGGTGCTTTTGACTTTCAGAAGTTTCTCAAACAAGAAGGAGCATTTGCTGGTTTAAGCGGACGGCAGATCAATATTCTGGATACAGATGAAAAACGTCAATGGGGATGGTGGCAAATTCGCGAGAGAATTGTGCGATCGCAAGTTCGTTGGTTGGGTATTCCAGAAGGGCCGCTTGTCAGTGCGATGGTTTTGGGTAGCAAAGCGGTTGATTTACCCTATGATATCCGCGATTTATTTGTACAAGCAGGATTAGCTCATGCTTTGGCAGCTTCAGGGTTTCAAACTTCTTTGATTTTAGGTGTGATCTTACAGTTGACAAAGCGGACAAAAAAAGCAACACAATTTACTCTTGGCTTGTTAGCTTTAATGATATTTCTGAGTTTAACAGGTTTCCAGCCTGCGGTTCTCAGAGCCGTAATTATGGGTTTTGCAGCATTAATTGGTCTGTTATTAAATCGGAAAGTCCAACAATTTGGCTCATTGCTATTAGCAGCTACTTTATTATTATTATTTAATCCTTTATGGATTTGGGATTTAGGTTTTCAATTGAGCTTTTTAGCAACTTTGGGCTTAATTGTCACTGTTTCACCAATTGTTCAAAGTTTAGCATGGTTACCAACTACGATCGCGTCTTTGATTGCTGTTCCCCTTGCTGCCACAATTTGGACTTTACCCGTACAACTTTTCGTTTTTGGAGTTGTGCCTGCTTACAGTTTGTCATTGAATATTATTACCACCCCTTTAATTTCAATTATTAGTATCGGTGGTATTATTAGTGCTATAGCAGCATTAATTTGGCCTGCGGCAGGAACTGCTTTAGCTGGGGTGTTGCATTACCCTACTGATTGGCTAATTCAGTTAGTTGAATTTTTTAGAAATTTGCCGGGTAATTCTGTGGCTTTTGGCAGTATATCCACTTGGCAATTCTTAGCAATTTATACAATAATTATATTGACTTGGCTGGTGGATTGGTGGAAAAAACGCTGGTGGTTTGCGAGTTTAATTGCTTTTGGTATTGTACTCGTTCCAGCTTGGCATTCTGCAAACACATTATTGAAGATCACCTTATTAGAAACAGGTACAGAACCAGTTATAGTTGTTCAAGACCGAGGAAAAGTTACTTTGATTAATAGTGGAGATGAAGGTACAGGACGCTACACAATTGTACCATTTTTACAACAGCAAGGTGTCAATCAAATCGACGCAGCGATCGCTAGTGATTTCCAAACGAAAGAAACTGATGCTTGGTTAGAAATACTACAACATTTACCGATTAAAAATTTTTACACTTATTCAGCTAAAGCTGAAGATAGTATTGCTGACCAAGCAATTCAACAGATATTACAAAAACAGCAAGGAATCTATCAGCCTTCACTAATTGGTCAAACTGTAAATACTGGTTCAACATTTGTACAATTAGTTAACGACCAGCCTATTTTACAGCTGCAAATTTTAGGTCAAAGTTGGTTAATAGTGGGAAATGTCAAACCGCAAGAAGTGTTAAAGCTAGTTCAAACAGGAGGTTGGCCTAGCCCACAGGTATTGTGGTGTAATCCTGAGTCTTTGCAAGATTTAGTTATAGCACTAAAACCACAGGTAGCGATCGCTTCGTCTAACAACCTTGATGCTAAAACTTTGTCTGAACTAAGTAAAAGTCAAACAAAACTATTTTTTACAGGGCGAGATGGGGCTATTCAATGGACACCCAACAGTGAATTTGAGGCTTTTATCCAAGCAACGGAAAATAAATCTTCTGTGTTGTAA
- a CDS encoding DUF4079 domain-containing protein encodes MVNVSELLEPIAAWFRSLGIPEPIVHWGHPAMMAIVIFVVGSFVGVAGWRGKLLEGKDKDAAVKSRIAHRLLAPWLFLFLAGGYTGGVLSLVMQRQPIFESPHFWTGSLVLILLFINGAISLSGFAGNKPGLRAVHAYLGSVALGILFLHAALGLKLGISL; translated from the coding sequence ATGGTTAATGTTAGTGAACTTCTAGAACCGATCGCAGCTTGGTTTCGTTCTCTGGGAATCCCTGAGCCGATTGTACATTGGGGACATCCGGCGATGATGGCGATCGTTATTTTTGTTGTAGGTAGTTTTGTAGGAGTGGCTGGTTGGCGAGGAAAACTGCTTGAGGGTAAAGATAAAGATGCTGCCGTTAAAAGTCGGATTGCTCATCGACTATTAGCACCGTGGCTGTTTTTATTCCTGGCAGGTGGTTACACTGGTGGGGTGTTGTCCTTAGTAATGCAGCGTCAACCAATCTTTGAAAGTCCCCATTTTTGGACTGGTTCGCTAGTGCTGATACTGTTATTCATCAATGGTGCAATTTCTCTAAGTGGATTTGCTGGCAATAAACCAGGGTTACGTGCAGTACATGCTTATTTGGGAAGCGTAGCACTTGGGATTCTGTTTCTCCACGCCGCGCTGGGATTGAAGTTGGGCATCTCTTTATGA
- the glyQ gene encoding glycine--tRNA ligase subunit alpha: MIFQSVIATLHEFWGDRGCLIAQPYDIEKGAGTKNPHTFLRALGPEPWAVAYVEPCRRPTDGRYGENPNRFQHYYQYQVLIKPSPDNIQEIYLDSLRALGIRPEDHDIRFVEDNWEDATVGAWGTGWEVWLDGMEITQFTYFQQCGGIDCRPVSIEITYGLERLTMYLQQVEAFTKIQWTEKITYGDVFLQNEIEQSTYNFEASNPELLLTLFNLYEQEATQLTERGLVLPSLDYVMKCSHTFNLLDARGVISVTERTRYIARIRHLARKIAHLYVEQREKLGFPLLKKPVLQPSVL; encoded by the coding sequence GTGATTTTTCAGTCGGTTATAGCTACGCTGCATGAATTTTGGGGCGATCGCGGTTGTCTCATTGCCCAGCCCTATGACATCGAAAAGGGAGCAGGCACCAAAAATCCCCATACATTTTTAAGAGCATTGGGGCCGGAACCCTGGGCTGTCGCCTACGTTGAACCGTGCCGTCGTCCAACAGATGGACGCTACGGCGAAAACCCCAATCGCTTCCAACACTATTATCAGTACCAAGTTCTGATTAAGCCGTCACCAGATAATATTCAAGAAATTTATCTCGATTCTTTAAGGGCTTTAGGCATTCGCCCAGAAGACCACGATATCCGGTTTGTGGAAGATAACTGGGAAGATGCGACGGTGGGAGCTTGGGGTACTGGCTGGGAAGTATGGTTGGATGGAATGGAGATTACTCAATTCACCTACTTCCAACAGTGTGGAGGAATCGATTGCCGTCCGGTGTCGATTGAAATTACATACGGGTTAGAGCGGCTAACTATGTATCTCCAGCAAGTGGAAGCGTTTACAAAGATTCAGTGGACAGAGAAGATTACTTATGGAGATGTCTTCCTGCAAAATGAGATTGAGCAGAGTACCTACAACTTTGAAGCGTCGAATCCTGAGTTGCTGCTGACACTATTTAATTTGTATGAGCAGGAAGCTACCCAATTGACAGAGCGCGGATTAGTCTTACCTAGCTTAGATTATGTAATGAAGTGTTCACACACATTTAATTTGCTTGATGCAAGAGGTGTAATTTCGGTTACAGAAAGAACTCGTTACATTGCTAGGATTCGTCATTTGGCACGCAAGATTGCTCATTTGTATGTTGAGCAAAGGGAAAAGTTAGGTTTTCCACTCCTGAAAAAACCTGTTTTACAACCTTCTGTACTCTAA